GCAAGGCGAATCAAATGCTGAGTAAGGAGCCAGGTTTGTTGCCACAGTTATTGCAGGCCAACGGCGAAGATTTGCCCTATGTGGATAATTATTTCCATGCGGTGGTGAGTGTATTTTTGTTCCACGAACTGCCAGGGCAGGCCAGACAAAATGTAATTAATGAATGCTTCCGGGTGGTGCAACCAGGCGGCCAGTTGATTATTTGCGATTCAATTCAGCTCAGCGACTCACCGGAACTAGAGGCGATGATGGCTGGCTTCTTCAAGAACTTCCATGAGCCCTATTACCGTGAGTATATTCACGATGATATTGGTCAACGCCTCACTGATGCTGGGTTTGAAGATGTGAGCATGGAGACCTGTTTCTTTAGTAATTACTGGGTGGCGCAGAAACCAATTGAACCAATTGAACCAATCGAGGTAAAGCAAGCCAGGGACAATGCTGGTTTGTCGAAAGAATTGGTGGGTTCAGTATAGATAGTGATCGCGCTTTAATCTCTAGTATCTCTATGATCCAGGGCAGGCAAGATCCTTGATGATTTGATCGAGGGTTACTGGCTAATTAAATTTTGCATGATCGTCTCGTGATCGGTTTGAGTTTCGATCATTTTTTCCACCGATTTCAAGCGATCGGGCAGGCCAATCACAAAGCGATTGCAATCTGAGCCGATCGACTCACCGGATATCTGTTCAGCCAGCAGCTCTCTGCCCGTGAGGCGGCTAAAGAAAGAAGTGAGAATACCAGCTTCGAGGTAGCAACTGGGTCGATCGGGGGTTACCTCAAGCTGCTTGGCATAGGGGGAGTTGTAGGTTTTGACTACAATGAAGCCTTTGTTTTGGTAAGTGGGATCAAATTCTAGCTTGCCCCAGCCGTGGGTTTTCCAGCATTCCTTCAGGCACTGCACAAAAGTAAGCATGTCCATTTCGGCGATCGCCATGTCGTAGTATTCGGAGATCGACTCACTAAAGCGAACATAGAAATTTTTACCCCACCAGGTGCCGCAATTAAATAACACCAATCGTGCCGCCTGTCCGGTCTCTTTTTCCAGCCCCTTATACAAAGAAGTAATCAGGGTGTCGGGGATGGCAAGGAGGCGATCGCCCCGGCGATTTTCTAGCAAACCCAGTTCTAAATCACCACGCACATAAGCGTTGTAATCAAAGTAATTACCGGGCACA
The sequence above is a segment of the Pseudanabaena sp. PCC 7367 genome. Coding sequences within it:
- a CDS encoding V4R domain-containing protein; this translates as MISVASLLQDTYVPGNYFDYNAYVRGDLELGLLENRRGDRLLAIPDTLITSLYKGLEKETGQAARLVLFNCGTWWGKNFYVRFSESISEYYDMAIAEMDMLTFVQCLKECWKTHGWGKLEFDPTYQNKGFIVVKTYNSPYAKQLEVTPDRPSCYLEAGILTSFFSRLTGRELLAEQISGESIGSDCNRFVIGLPDRLKSVEKMIETQTDHETIMQNLISQ